In Nocardia sputorum, a single genomic region encodes these proteins:
- a CDS encoding amino acid permease — translation MDLLVGLRLTDRYFTLIFWQTRYEGSVFTREHDMTDTRTPSDDERRLAELGYKQELARSWSGFSNFAISFTIVSILTGGLASYGIGLANGGPITMAWGWPLVSVMVLFVGLAMAELASAYPTSGGLYWWAAELGGPVWGWFTGWFNLIGQIAVTAAIDYGAAIFTTVVLNVVGIDIGTDRTAIFLVFAAVLVLHAVLNVLGPHLSAVINNVSAWWHVGGVAIFVLVLGFGARHHQSAEFVFTETVDNSAIGFGGVAFSFLLGLLHAQYTFTGYDASAHMSEETHDASRMAAKGIINTIVVSAIAGYLLIMAVTFAIPDLDDALDPGKNSGYPVIYILENSLNGFWSGLLLIIAAVAQLFCGYASVTSASRMLFAFARDGAVPGSRFWSRLSARKVPVHAVLFISFFAFVLLIPSMLVPPANAPTAYAAATSIATIGLYIAYGIPILLRQRHGARFRTGPWRLGAWYRPIGVIALLWIALISVLFILPTDARGYPWHSEFTWTTVNYAPITLVGVVGAIGIWWLVSARTWFTGPKRTVDEPPADQPEEQAPAEA, via the coding sequence ATGGATTTGCTGGTTGGGCTGCGGTTGACCGATCGGTACTTCACACTGATCTTCTGGCAAACGCGGTATGAGGGCAGCGTTTTCACCCGGGAGCACGACATGACCGACACCCGAACCCCTTCCGACGACGAACGTCGGCTCGCCGAACTGGGCTACAAACAAGAACTGGCCAGGTCCTGGTCGGGTTTCTCCAATTTCGCCATCAGTTTCACCATCGTGTCCATCTTGACCGGCGGATTGGCCAGTTACGGCATAGGTTTGGCCAATGGCGGCCCGATCACGATGGCCTGGGGGTGGCCGCTGGTCTCGGTCATGGTGCTGTTCGTGGGACTCGCCATGGCCGAGTTGGCCTCCGCTTATCCGACCTCCGGCGGGCTGTACTGGTGGGCCGCCGAGCTGGGCGGTCCGGTGTGGGGCTGGTTCACCGGATGGTTCAACTTGATCGGACAGATCGCCGTCACCGCGGCGATCGATTACGGCGCGGCCATCTTCACCACCGTCGTGCTGAACGTCGTCGGGATCGACATCGGCACCGACCGCACCGCGATCTTCCTGGTCTTCGCCGCCGTACTCGTGCTGCACGCCGTCCTGAACGTGCTCGGTCCCCATCTGTCGGCGGTGATCAACAACGTTTCCGCGTGGTGGCACGTCGGCGGCGTGGCGATCTTCGTGCTGGTCCTCGGGTTCGGCGCGCGACACCACCAGAGTGCCGAATTCGTCTTCACCGAGACGGTCGACAACAGCGCGATCGGATTCGGCGGGGTCGCGTTCAGTTTCCTGCTCGGCCTGCTGCACGCGCAATACACGTTCACCGGCTACGACGCGTCCGCGCACATGTCGGAGGAAACGCACGACGCATCGCGGATGGCGGCCAAAGGCATCATCAACACGATCGTCGTGTCGGCGATCGCCGGTTATCTGCTCATCATGGCGGTGACGTTCGCCATTCCGGATCTGGACGACGCGCTGGATCCCGGCAAGAACAGCGGTTACCCCGTGATCTATATCCTGGAGAACTCGTTGAACGGGTTCTGGTCGGGGCTGCTGCTGATCATCGCGGCGGTCGCGCAATTGTTCTGCGGGTATGCCTCGGTGACCTCCGCCTCGCGGATGCTGTTCGCCTTCGCGCGCGACGGCGCGGTGCCCGGATCGAGATTCTGGTCGCGGCTTTCCGCGCGGAAGGTGCCGGTGCACGCCGTGCTGTTCATCTCGTTCTTCGCGTTCGTGTTGCTGATTCCGTCGATGCTGGTGCCCCCGGCGAACGCACCGACCGCCTACGCCGCGGCCACCTCGATCGCGACCATCGGGCTCTATATCGCCTATGGCATTCCGATTCTGCTGCGGCAGCGGCACGGGGCTCGCTTCCGCACCGGCCCGTGGCGACTGGGTGCGTGGTACCGCCCGATCGGGGTCATCGCGCTCCTGTGGATCGCGCTGATCAGCGTGCTGTTCATTCTGCCCACCGACGCCCGCGGATACCCGTGGCACAGCGAATTCACCTGGACCACCGTGAATTACGCGCCGATCACGCTGGTCGGCGTGGTGGGCGCGATCGGCATCTGGTGGCTGGTCTCGGCCCGGACCTGGTTCACCGGGCCGAAGCGGACGGTGGACGAGCCACCCGCCGACCAGCCGGAAGAACAGGCACCGGCCGAAGCCTGA
- a CDS encoding NAD(P)H-dependent amine dehydrogenase family protein, whose protein sequence is MISTVVWGTGNVGRAAIRAVDAHPALRLAGVLVHDPAKVGRDAGELAGLDRELGVAATDDVGGILDARPEAIVYAASGDIRPDDALADIVRALRAGAVVVTPALYALYDPRNAPPEIRDPVLAAIAEGGGSLFVSGIDPGWGNDVLPLLISGLGSTVESIRCQEIFDYSTYDQPDSVRYLVGMGQPMDYPPPMLAPSVPTMVWGGQIRLMARALGVELDEIRETLDRRALEVAVTTTSMGEFAAGTQGAVRFEVQGIVDGQPRLVIEHVTRIHPSCAPDWPAPADGGAGAHRVIIEGHPRIEVTVEATDEHGNRSAGGNATAVGRLVGAIDWLVAAKPGLYDALDVPLRPAVGKLGRKHP, encoded by the coding sequence ATGATCTCCACGGTGGTCTGGGGCACCGGCAATGTCGGCCGGGCGGCCATCCGGGCCGTCGACGCCCACCCGGCGCTGCGTTTGGCCGGGGTGCTCGTGCACGATCCGGCGAAGGTCGGCCGTGACGCGGGTGAACTCGCCGGGCTCGACCGCGAACTCGGCGTCGCCGCCACCGACGACGTAGGCGGGATTCTCGACGCCCGCCCGGAAGCGATCGTCTACGCGGCCTCCGGTGATATCCGGCCCGACGACGCCCTCGCCGACATCGTGCGGGCGCTACGCGCGGGCGCGGTGGTCGTCACGCCGGCGCTCTACGCGCTCTACGACCCGCGCAACGCACCGCCCGAGATCCGCGACCCGGTGCTGGCCGCGATCGCCGAGGGCGGCGGCTCGTTGTTCGTCTCCGGCATCGACCCCGGATGGGGCAACGACGTGCTGCCCCTCCTGATCAGCGGGCTCGGCAGCACGGTGGAGTCGATCCGCTGCCAGGAGATCTTCGACTACTCCACCTACGACCAGCCGGACTCGGTGCGCTACCTGGTCGGCATGGGGCAGCCGATGGACTATCCGCCGCCGATGCTCGCGCCGTCGGTGCCGACCATGGTGTGGGGCGGGCAGATCCGGCTCATGGCGCGGGCGCTCGGTGTGGAACTCGACGAGATCCGCGAGACGCTGGACCGGCGCGCCTTGGAGGTCGCCGTCACCACGACGTCCATGGGCGAGTTCGCGGCGGGTACCCAGGGCGCCGTGCGCTTCGAAGTCCAGGGCATCGTCGACGGACAACCGCGTCTGGTCATCGAGCACGTCACGCGCATCCATCCGTCGTGCGCACCTGATTGGCCCGCGCCGGCCGACGGCGGCGCGGGCGCGCACCGCGTGATCATCGAAGGTCACCCGCGCATCGAGGTGACCGTCGAGGCGACCGACGAACACGGCAACCGCTCCGCGGGCGGCAACGCCACGGCCGTCGGCCGCCTGGTCGGCGCCATCGACTGGCTGGTAGCGGCGAAACCCGGACTCTACGACGCACTGGACGTCCCGCTGCGTCCCGCGGTCGGCAAACTCGGAAGGAAGCACCCATGA
- a CDS encoding carboxymuconolactone decarboxylase family protein: protein MIIDVPEGKDPIGYVWGEMVPGIGVAASNFSLSVYSHSTLGLREFEAARLRIAQINGCLFCMDWRTERDGAKVEPEFAEAVTEWRTTDAFDERTRLAAEYAERYATDHHNLDDEFWSRMFAHYSQAEVVELSMSIGSWLAFGRLNHVLGLDSVCVLPGHSAG from the coding sequence ATGATCATCGACGTTCCCGAGGGCAAGGATCCGATCGGCTACGTCTGGGGCGAAATGGTGCCCGGCATCGGCGTCGCCGCCTCGAACTTCTCACTGTCGGTCTACTCGCACAGCACGCTCGGCCTGCGCGAGTTCGAGGCGGCCCGGCTGCGCATCGCGCAGATCAACGGTTGCCTGTTCTGCATGGACTGGCGCACCGAACGTGACGGGGCGAAGGTCGAACCGGAATTCGCCGAGGCAGTCACCGAGTGGCGCACCACCGACGCCTTCGATGAACGCACCCGGCTCGCCGCCGAATACGCCGAACGCTACGCCACCGACCACCACAATCTCGACGACGAATTCTGGAGCCGGATGTTCGCCCACTACAGCCAGGCGGAAGTGGTCGAACTGAGCATGAGCATCGGCTCCTGGCTGGCGTTCGGCCGACTGAATCACGTCCTCGGATTGGATTCGGTCTGCGTGCTGCCCGGCCATTCCGCCGGTTGA